A stretch of DNA from Paenibacillus albus:
GAATGAATATGGCCTTGCCACAAAAAAAACTGCACAGGCGATCTCGCCTGTGCAGTTCACTATAAATCTATTCTTACTCGCCGTTGCTCCAGCGCCAGCCGAACGGGTATTGCTCCGACAGCGTAATCGGCAGCTTGCCTTGCGGCTCGAACTCGCCGAGCAGCGCGCGAGCTGCGGATTCAAGTGCGAGCGGACGGCATTCGTATACCGCGAGGAACGCTGATACCTCCGGGTAAACGAGCAAGTCGAGCGGATTGCGCACCGATACCGCGACTGTGCGATCAGCAGCAACCGCGAGCAGCTTCGCCGCTGCCTCGCGCTCGTCCGCATGCTTAGCCGCATCGTAGCTGACGAATACAATCTGCTCGAATGCGTCCAGCCCTTCAAGCGCATCTGCTGCGCCAATGCGACGCTCCGTCACCTCTGGCATACGCGCAGCGAGTCGCCCGCCGAGCGTGCCGTCATCGGTCAGCAGCTCATCCGCATCCGATACGGCGACAATCGCTGGCCACAGAACGAGCGTGCGCGCTTCCCGCTTCAGCGGCAGCAGCCCCGCTTCATTCTTCACAAGCGTCACCGACGTCTCGCTCCAGCTGCGAGCAGCCTCTTGCTGGTCCTGCGTATCGAGCTTAGGCTCAAGCGCTTCCCACGGCTCAAGCGCCATGCCAACTTCCCGCTTCGCTTTCAGCTTCATAATGCGCGCAAGCGATTCATCGATGCGCGATTCCGTTAGCTCTCCGCTCTCTACCGCAGAGAGTACCGCTTCCAGCGCAGCCCGCTGCTTCGAAGCAGTGTGGCAGATCAGCACCATATCTGCACCAGCTTGAAGTGCCATGACCGCACCACGTGCTGGACCGTAGAAGGTGTCGATCGCATTCATCTCCAGGCAGTCCGTTACGATAACGCCTTCATACCCAATCTCCTCACGAAGCAGCCCGCTAAGCACCGGCTTCGATAATGTAGAAGGGACACCTGACGGATCAAGCGACGGCAAACAAACATGCGCCGTCATAATCATATCCGTCTCAGGCGCTGCTATGCGGAACGGCACCAATTCAATCGCCTCCAGGCGATCACGGTCATGATGCAGTACGGGCAGATCACGGTGCGAATCGACACTCGTATCGCCATGGCCCGGGAAATGCTTGATCGTCGCAGAAACGCCCGCCCGCTGATAGCCGCGAACCGCAGCAAGGCCAAGCTCACCGACAACCTCCGGCAGGTCGCTGTACGAACGGACATTGATAACCGGATTGTCCGGGTTATTGTTGACATCCACGCATGGCGCATAGTTCAAATTAATGCCTACAGCGCGCAGCTGCTCGCCGGCAATCGCAGCCGTCTCGAACACGCCGCCAGCCGAACCGGTAGCACCAAGCGCCATATTGCCCGGCATAAGAGTAACGCCGCGAACAAGACGCGACACCATACCGCCTTCTTGGTCGACGGCGATGAACATCGGTGTTTTGCCCGCACGCTCTGCAGTACCCATTAAACTGCCCGACAGCTCATGCACCTGCTTCGCATCAACGATGTTGCGAGTGAAGTAGATGATGCCGCCGACACCGTACTCCTCGATCAACGCTTCGATATCTGATGACGGACGCTGCCCATGAAATCCGAATACGAACAGCTGCCCGATTTTTTCCCGTAAACTTAACTGCCGCCAATGCTCTCCCATCACTAGCACCTCTTCCTCTCTATTTAACTCCTGCCAATACCTAACGCCACTCGCCCGGCTCTTCATCCAGAGAGACTGGAGCTATTTCCCCTTGCAGCGCCATCCTGTACTCCGTTGGAATCTGCCCGGTGTACTTCATAAACACTTTCGTAAAATACCGCCGTTCCGCATAGCCGACTTCCTTCGCAATTTGCGCGACGCTCTTCGGTGTCTCAAGCAGCAGCGATTTCGCTGTTTCCATTCGCTGGCGCGTGATGTACTCGATGAACGTTTCCCCAAAAGTCTGCTTGAACAGCAAGCTGAAATGTGATGTGGACAGCCCTACATGCGTCGCCGCATCCTCGACACTGAGGTCCCGATACAAATAGCGGTCAATGAACTGTTTCGCATCAACCATTTGGCGCTCGGAATGCTTGCGTTTATCCGTAGATCGCGCGACTCCTTCATCGGATGCCTGCCGTATTGCAGCGAACAAATCTTTGACGCTAAAATGCAAATCCATCTTCCGCCACAGCGCCTCTTCCAGCTCACGCGGCAGCAGATCCGCTTCCTTCAGCTCCCGCATTAGATGAAGCGCAAGGAAATGCAGCAGCGGCTTCAATCGGCCCTCGGCGCTTCCGCCTGCTTTTTGCAGCTGATCGGCAATTCGCTTCTGCTCCTCGTCAACACCTGCTGCATCCCCGCGCTTCATCGCGCCAATGAGCCGCTCCGCGATATCCCACAGCGTTCGGCCTGTCTCGAAGCCGCCTGCAAGCTCGCTGCTGTAGAATGCAATCGCCACCGTTTCCGTCGATAGCTGCATCCCGCGTTGAACAGCCTTATAGGCGGTAGAGAGTTCGGTCATCGCTGCCACTTTATCATAGATACCCGCATGGAGCTGCAGCTTCGCGTTATGCTTGACGGAATCAAGCAGCATCTCTGCCCACTGCTTCATCTGCACGGCACCCTGCTCCCTAGAGCTGCCTGATTCGGATGCGCCACCTTGAATAAGGACACACCACTCTCCATCGCGCATCTGGATGACGGAGTTATGTAGATGAGCGAGCTGAAGCGTCTCGCGGAGCACGTTACATACGGCAAAATTCCATATTTTCCGTTCTTTATCCGGCCACTCCCGCCAATCCTTCGCATCAGCGGATCCCGCATCAATGTCGAGCACAATGACGGTATACTGCGGATTGCCGAGCTGCTGCTCCTGCCCCGCCATCAACCAGTTATCCGGCGTAATATCGGTATAGTCAAGCAGAACGTCATAGAGGATTTTCTCATTGGCAATATCGATAATCCGGCTAAGCTTCCGCTGTTCTTCCTTAAGCTGCATCCTCTTGTTACGCTGCTCCGACATGACTCTGGCAATAACGCCCGTCAGTTCGTCATAAGGAATCGGCTTCAAAATATAATCCTTCACGCCATACTGAATCGCTGCTCGCGTATAGGAGAAATCTTGATAGCCGGTCAGCATAATGATGTCGCACGGCATCGACCGCTCCCGAATGTGGCGAACAAGCTCCAGTCCATCCATGACAGGCATCCGAATATCGCACAGCACCAAATCAGCAGGCTCCGACTGCAAAAGCTCAAGCGCCTCAACGCCGTTCTTCGCTGTGCCAATTATCTCAAGTCCAAGCATACTCCACGGAATTACTTTTTCCAAGTTACGGGTAATATGCGGTTCATCATCAACGAGAAGCACTTTGCCGTTCATGTCACAGACCACCTTTGCTTCGCGGTATCTTAATTCGGATCATCGTGCCAAATCCTTCATAGCTGCACATCATGAGGCCGCATCTTGGTCCGTAATGAATGCGCAGCCGGTCTGCGACGTTGTGCAGTCCAAGTCCCCGCCGTTCGCCTTGCTCTGCCACGCTGAGATCCAGTTCTCGCATCGGCGCAGGATCAAGCCCATTAACCCGTTTCAGCGCCGCTTCATCCATCCCAATGCCATTGTCCGTAATCGTGAAGATGAGGTAAGCATCCTCATGCTTTACGGAAATATGAATCAAACCAGCATAATTAATGCCCTCGAAGCCATGCTGAATGCTGTTCTCGACAAGCGGCTGAAGCGTCAACTTCAATATCGTATCGTCCAGCGCCTCGTCCGGAATGTCCAGCTCGTAGCTGAACAGCTCCTCGAAGCGGTATTTTTGAATTTCCAGGTAGCTGCGCACATGCTCAATCTCTTGGCGAACCGTAATCTCTTCGGAGTGATGCATGCTCGTTCGGAGCAAAATGCTGAGGCGGCGCACCATCTGCATAATCTTCCCGCCTTCGTTCTGGGCCGCTAGCGCATTAATGGATTCCAGCGTGTTGAACAGAAAATGCGGCTTAATCTGCGCCTGCATCAGCATCATCTCTGCGTGCTGCTTGCGCTCCTGCTCCGTCCGCACCTCGCCGAGGAGCCGGCTGATGCGTTCAACCATGCTGTTAAAGCTGCGAGCGAGCAGCAGCGTCTCATCCTTGCCGGTTGTCGGCACGCGAATGTCGAGCATCCCTTGCTCTACGAGGCGCATCTTGCGAACGACGCGAATAATCGCCTTAGCCACGGGGTTCACGAAGTAGAAGTTAAACAGAATCGCAAAAATCAAGCAGAGCAGCGTAATCCCGCCAATCCACTGCACGAATCGCACATTCTCACTTGTCAGCGATTGCCACGATTTGACGGACACAAGGACCCACCCGCTCCGGTCAAGATTGTACGCAGAGACGAGTGAATCCTCATGGTTGAATATGGCGCGGTAGCTGTTATATCGCTCGGTATGCTGCAGCGGCAAGGAGACCTGGCTGGTTGCTAACTGACCTTCAAGCTGATGCTGGCTGTCAATCATGACAAGCCCGTCCTGATTCAGAATCAGATAGCGCGTCTGTGTTTGCTTCTCTCCGGTCAAGGTGAAATCCTGCAGCATATTGTCTACTTCGTCTGATTTCACTTGAATGACCATGACGCCGGAATCGTTAAATGAGTACAAATCCTTTACCATCCGAATTTGCGTGAACAGCGTCGCTTCGGAACCAGTAAGCCCTGGCTGCTCGTAAGGGCCAATCCATTTCTGACGTCCGCCGAGCTTGACGACTTCGGGATAAATCGCATGGCTCTGGAGCATATCCAGCGTTATGTTCTTGAACGTTGTACGGTCATTCCGAAAAGAACGGAATATGGTCCCGTCCTTTCCGTATAGTACGAGCATGCTGAGCGCCGGATTCTGAGAAAGCACGGTATCCCG
This window harbors:
- a CDS encoding cache domain-containing sensor histidine kinase encodes the protein MNLRPKLLLAFIALIVAPLICLGIVSFLNSERLLEKKYSEQTEITLKAVGGNIRYFFKELDQLTDATVTNATVQDALRSSRNSVNDASRLIAISQYEKSLRDTVLSQNPALSMLVLYGKDGTIFRSFRNDRTTFKNITLDMLQSHAIYPEVVKLGGRQKWIGPYEQPGLTGSEATLFTQIRMVKDLYSFNDSGVMVIQVKSDEVDNMLQDFTLTGEKQTQTRYLILNQDGLVMIDSQHQLEGQLATSQVSLPLQHTERYNSYRAIFNHEDSLVSAYNLDRSGWVLVSVKSWQSLTSENVRFVQWIGGITLLCLIFAILFNFYFVNPVAKAIIRVVRKMRLVEQGMLDIRVPTTGKDETLLLARSFNSMVERISRLLGEVRTEQERKQHAEMMLMQAQIKPHFLFNTLESINALAAQNEGGKIMQMVRRLSILLRTSMHHSEEITVRQEIEHVRSYLEIQKYRFEELFSYELDIPDEALDDTILKLTLQPLVENSIQHGFEGINYAGLIHISVKHEDAYLIFTITDNGIGMDEAALKRVNGLDPAPMRELDLSVAEQGERRGLGLHNVADRLRIHYGPRCGLMMCSYEGFGTMIRIKIPRSKGGL
- a CDS encoding glycoside hydrolase family 3 protein, whose protein sequence is MGEHWRQLSLREKIGQLFVFGFHGQRPSSDIEALIEEYGVGGIIYFTRNIVDAKQVHELSGSLMGTAERAGKTPMFIAVDQEGGMVSRLVRGVTLMPGNMALGATGSAGGVFETAAIAGEQLRAVGINLNYAPCVDVNNNPDNPVINVRSYSDLPEVVGELGLAAVRGYQRAGVSATIKHFPGHGDTSVDSHRDLPVLHHDRDRLEAIELVPFRIAAPETDMIMTAHVCLPSLDPSGVPSTLSKPVLSGLLREEIGYEGVIVTDCLEMNAIDTFYGPARGAVMALQAGADMVLICHTASKQRAALEAVLSAVESGELTESRIDESLARIMKLKAKREVGMALEPWEALEPKLDTQDQQEAARSWSETSVTLVKNEAGLLPLKREARTLVLWPAIVAVSDADELLTDDGTLGGRLAARMPEVTERRIGAADALEGLDAFEQIVFVSYDAAKHADEREAAAKLLAVAADRTVAVSVRNPLDLLVYPEVSAFLAVYECRPLALESAARALLGEFEPQGKLPITLSEQYPFGWRWSNGE
- a CDS encoding response regulator transcription factor → MNGKVLLVDDEPHITRNLEKVIPWSMLGLEIIGTAKNGVEALELLQSEPADLVLCDIRMPVMDGLELVRHIRERSMPCDIIMLTGYQDFSYTRAAIQYGVKDYILKPIPYDELTGVIARVMSEQRNKRMQLKEEQRKLSRIIDIANEKILYDVLLDYTDITPDNWLMAGQEQQLGNPQYTVIVLDIDAGSADAKDWREWPDKERKIWNFAVCNVLRETLQLAHLHNSVIQMRDGEWCVLIQGGASESGSSREQGAVQMKQWAEMLLDSVKHNAKLQLHAGIYDKVAAMTELSTAYKAVQRGMQLSTETVAIAFYSSELAGGFETGRTLWDIAERLIGAMKRGDAAGVDEEQKRIADQLQKAGGSAEGRLKPLLHFLALHLMRELKEADLLPRELEEALWRKMDLHFSVKDLFAAIRQASDEGVARSTDKRKHSERQMVDAKQFIDRYLYRDLSVEDAATHVGLSTSHFSLLFKQTFGETFIEYITRQRMETAKSLLLETPKSVAQIAKEVGYAERRYFTKVFMKYTGQIPTEYRMALQGEIAPVSLDEEPGEWR